A genome region from Vulpes lagopus strain Blue_001 chromosome 7, ASM1834538v1, whole genome shotgun sequence includes the following:
- the LOC121495260 gene encoding olfactory receptor 1361-like, whose amino-acid sequence MDRDNQTTVTEFLLLGLSGQSEQEDILFGLFLGMYLVTIIGNFLIVLAISSDSHLHTPMYFFLANLSCVDICFSSVTTPKMLVNHILGSKSISYMECMIQIYFFITFTNMDGFFLSVMAYDRYVAICCPLHYTMIMKPKLCMLLVVASWVITNLHALLHTLLMAQLAYCFNNTVHHFFCDPYAILKLSCSSTFINDLMVFTVGGLVFLTPFTCIIISYAYILSNVLKLPSAHGIRKTFSTCGSHLTVVSLFYGAILGVYMRPSSSYSVQDTVATVIFTVVTPLVNPFIYSLRNHDMQRALRKLISVSRIRKF is encoded by the coding sequence ATGGACAGAGACAACCAGACTACAGTCACAGAATTCCTTCTTCTGGGACTCTCTGGGCAGTCAGAGCAAGAAGACATTCTCTTTGGGCTATTCTTGGGGATGTACCTGGTCACCATCATCGGGAACTTTCTCATTGTCTTGGCCATCAGCAGTGACAGTCAtctccacacccccatgtacttcttctTGGCTAACCTCTCCTGTGTCGACATCTGCTTTTCATCGGTCACAACCCCCAAGATGCTGGTGAATCACATCCTGGGAAGCAAGTCTATCTCGTACATGGAATGCATGATCCAGATCTACTTCTTCATCACTTTCACCAACATGGATGGGTTCTTCTTGAGTGTGATGGCCTATGATCGTTATGTAGCCATCTGTTGCCCACTCCACTACACCATGATCATGAAGCCCAAACTCTGTATGCTTCTGGTGGTGGCATCTTGGGTCATTACAAACCTGCATGCTCTCCTCCACACCCTTCTTATGGCCCAACTCGCATATTGTTTCAACAATACTGTGCATCACTTTTTCTGTGACCCCTATGCAATTCTAAAGCTGTCCTGTTCTAGTACCTTTATCAATGACCTGATGGTATTCACTGTGGGTGGACTGGTATTTCTGACACCGTTTACATGTATcatcatttcatatgcttataTCCTCTCCAATGTACTGAAGTTGCCATCTGCCCATGGAATAAGGAAAACATTCTCCACATGTGGGTCTCACCTCACTGTGGTCTCCCTATTCTATGGGGCAATTTTGGGGGTGTATATGCGCCCTTCATCCTCCTACTCAGTCCAAGACACAGTGGCCACTGTCATCTTCACAGTGGTGACTCCCTTGGTCAATCCCTTCATCTACAGCCTGAGAAATCATGACATGCAGAGAGCTTTGAGGAAACTAATCTCAGTTTctagaattagaaaattttag